TCGACCGACTTGCCCCCCGATGTCGCCACCGCCTATTTCAGCAAGGCCATGCCAGCCGACGAGGTTCGCCCGTGGCGCGACAATGTCTACTTCTGGGACGCTCCCGACTTCTGCTATCGCCCGCTCTACTATCAAGAGACGAACCTCGAACGGTACGGCTACTCGCCCTGCCCGCACTTGCAGCCGGCGCTGTCCGCGGCCCATTTCTTCGCCGCGACGGTAGCGCTTCCCTATTCGATGACGGTGCATCCTTCGAGAGAATGTGTCTATCCCCTGGGGTACTATCGCCCAGGGAGCCCGGCACCACGGCAAATCCAATGGCCGGAGTTGCAGCCAAAGGCAATCACTGCCGAAACAGCAGTCGCCGCCGGTTTGATCCTGCTGATTCCTTAAACCCGACTGCTGGGGAGAGAATCGCAGTTCCAGCAGCTTGTCTCAATAACATCAGAAAAATCTCTGCAGTGTGTTGTTTACAAGTGATTACTATTTATAGACAATATAAGCGGTCTGTCTTGGCAATTTGGTGAGAGAAGCGCGCCCGCAGAGCGGCAACTGTGCTCGCCGTCGCGAGCAACTGATTCTTGGTAATCCGGAAAGTTCACGAGTGTCGGCACTGAGCTTCATCAAACCAGAGGTTAATCAACAAAGAGGATGATTTCAGCATTCGCAAATTGGACGCAATTGGTTGCCGCAGAACGACTTGCCGGCGATGCACGCAAAAGGGGGGTGTTGATAAACCTCGTCGGACTGCATTGCCACTGAAAACCGGGCGATGCTAGTTGCCGGGCTTAGCCGCTGGAGAACGTCTGCTGCAAAGTACGCCAGAGGCGAGATCCCAGAGTTTGCCAATCGGCGGCGATCCTCACTCGCCCCAGCATGCCGACCCGCAAGGGGGCGGAAGGGGCTGCGTCGAGTTCGATGCGGGCCTGGTACAAAATCCGTCCGCCGCTCAATTCTTCCATGGCGGCACGATTGGGGTTGGCAGACGCAGGGGCCGCATCGGGCACTCGCAGCGCCGCGAGCAAGCTTGGTGGCAAATCTTTGGCGTCGGTGCGAGCGAGGTCGACGATTGTTCCCGAACAGAAGTGCACCGGACCTTGCTCAACCCACAAGCGGACTCGTTGCCCTTTGCGCACCCAGGGAAGGTCGCGCTGATCGATCAAGGCGCTGGCCTCGACCACTTCTGGTTCGGCAATTTGACAGACGAGCGTGCCCGCTTCGAGCAGGCAACCGAGATTGCGGGGCTCTAAGGGTGAACCGCTCCAGGCTGGCAAACGAGTTAAACCACCTTCTTCTGGAGTTGACGGAGTACTCGCCGGTTCGATGACGGCACCATCCCGTTGAGCGCGCAGCGTCAGCCGTTCGGCTTCCTCTGCGGCCTGCTTGAGTCGCTGGCGGACGTCTTCCAATGTTTTTTCTTCAGCAGGGATTAAAGGACCAACGCTGGGATCGTTGCCAATTAACAGTCGCAACTGGGCAAGTCGCAGTTGATGACGGGCCGCCTCAGCTGCGAGGTCGGTGAGTTGATCCTCTAGTTGTGGATTCTTGAGTACGGCCAGCGACTCGCCCCGTTTGACCCTCGTGCCGGGAGCAATCTGGTGGCTCATGATTCCCGGAACCGTCACATAGACATTGTGCGGCTGGGCAGGCTCGAGCCACATGGGCGCACTGACATGAAACGGAAGGGGGAGCAAGCCAATTGCCAGGCCAATGGCGAGCATCACGAGCGCGCTGAGCGTCACTCGGCCCCGTTGCACTCGCGGGCGGCGCGACCGCCGCAGAAACATTCGTCCGGCTGAGACCAAGGGGGGCAACGTTGCCCCGCCAATCACGACCGCAGCCAGTGCAATCGCCACGGAGGAGAGTCCATGCGGTCGTAGCATGGCTGTGAAAAACCAGAGTATCGCGCCGATCAGGAACCAGCCGTACAGCAGGGAAAGTGCTCCGTATAACGCCAGCGGAATGGTTCGCCAAGGCGACGACAGTTGATCGTCAGACTTCGGCCAGCCGAGAAGCAACTCGCCAGCAAGTTGCGATAGTGCGGAGCGCGATTCCTGGCCAAGGTTGGGGATTTTGACGAGGTCGGAAAGGATGTAGTAGCCGTCGCCTCGAATCAGTGGATTGGCATTGAAGAGCAAGGTGCTCACAGTGCAGATGAAGAGGACTCGCAGCGATAGAGCATGCACAAGTCCCGGTTCGCTGAAGCGCCATAAGAAGACCGCAGCTGCCGCCAAGACAAGTTCGACCAACATGCCAGCAGCAGAGACGACCACTCGCTTCCACGTTGGATGGAGACGCCACGCGTCGGAGACGTCGCAATAGAGCGCGGGAGAAAACAAGAGCAAGGTGACTCCCACAGCATGCACTTTGCCGCCGAAATGCGTTAGCGCCAAGGCGTGCCCTAGTTCGTGCAGGCATTTCACTGCGATCAGAGCAACGAGAAACCAGATTCCCTGGTCGAGTGCAAAAAAAGCTTCGGCTGCAGGCAAGCGATTCCAAAACTCAGGCCACTGCACAACGATCAGAGCAGCAGCTCCCAATACGAAGAGGCTGCACAGTGCGAGCACAGTCGGTGTGAGAAGGAATCGACAACGGCGATACAGCCAATCCACCCAGGCGGCAGCAGGGACACCGGGCAAGCGAATCGCCAGCGGATTGGCCAGGCTGAGGAGGAGTGTCTTGCGGCGAAAGGCAGCATATCGCCTGGCGACAACTGCACCTTGGCCGTGTGCATCGACAATTAGCAGACCCAGTTCGTGCAGGCGATGCAGGAATGCTTGCAGTTGCGCTGCGGTGAGTTGCAAAGGGGCGAACATCACTTCGAATCGTTGCCGCAATTCTTCGAGCGTGAGTCGCCCATCCAACATCCGCAGGAGAGCACACTCCTCATCGCGCAAATGGAAATAGCGCAGGCTAAGAGGATCCTGCACAACCCAAGCTTCGCCGGGGGCGGATTGTTCCAGAATCAAATCGGGCCGCATGCGAACCTGCAGTTGGCTCATCGCCCCTCCACCAACAGGCTGGCAGTCATGCCGGGACGAAGGAGCAGCTCCTTGTTATTCACTTCTGCCCAGATGCGGACCTGCGAGTTAATCGGGTCGATCTCAGGACTGACGAACACCACCTCACCTGGAAAATCACGCGCCTTGCCATCGGCACCCGCCACGCGCACGGTTGCTTTGCTACCAACCAGATTTATCTGAGCATGCTTGGCTGCCATAAAGCCTTCGACGCGCAGCCGATCCAATCGCAACACACGGGCCACCGTTTCACCTGGTTGAACCCATTCGCCTGGGCGGCGATGCAACTCGACAACCATCCCT
Above is a window of Anatilimnocola aggregata DNA encoding:
- a CDS encoding HlyD family efflux transporter periplasmic adaptor subunit encodes the protein MSQLQVRMRPDLILEQSAPGEAWVVQDPLSLRYFHLRDEECALLRMLDGRLTLEELRQRFEVMFAPLQLTAAQLQAFLHRLHELGLLIVDAHGQGAVVARRYAAFRRKTLLLSLANPLAIRLPGVPAAAWVDWLYRRCRFLLTPTVLALCSLFVLGAAALIVVQWPEFWNRLPAAEAFFALDQGIWFLVALIAVKCLHELGHALALTHFGGKVHAVGVTLLLFSPALYCDVSDAWRLHPTWKRVVVSAAGMLVELVLAAAAVFLWRFSEPGLVHALSLRVLFICTVSTLLFNANPLIRGDGYYILSDLVKIPNLGQESRSALSQLAGELLLGWPKSDDQLSSPWRTIPLALYGALSLLYGWFLIGAILWFFTAMLRPHGLSSVAIALAAVVIGGATLPPLVSAGRMFLRRSRRPRVQRGRVTLSALVMLAIGLAIGLLPLPFHVSAPMWLEPAQPHNVYVTVPGIMSHQIAPGTRVKRGESLAVLKNPQLEDQLTDLAAEAARHQLRLAQLRLLIGNDPSVGPLIPAEEKTLEDVRQRLKQAAEEAERLTLRAQRDGAVIEPASTPSTPEEGGLTRLPAWSGSPLEPRNLGCLLEAGTLVCQIAEPEVVEASALIDQRDLPWVRKGQRVRLWVEQGPVHFCSGTIVDLARTDAKDLPPSLLAALRVPDAAPASANPNRAAMEELSGGRILYQARIELDAAPSAPLRVGMLGRVRIAADWQTLGSRLWRTLQQTFSSG